One part of the Anaerolineales bacterium genome encodes these proteins:
- a CDS encoding sigma-70 family RNA polymerase sigma factor, producing the protein MQPDEQKWLRLAQQGNAQAFSQLVELYATPVHNLCYRMLGNTQDAEDAAQEAFLRAFRAIGRYDPKRKFASWLLSIAANYCIDQYRRARLNTISLDESPEASLGDKSAGPAARLVQRETHDELQALLARLDPRDRAAIILYYWNDLSYEEIAAQLSLSESALKSRLHRARRSLADAWERSQQHPATRSKKHEQATAQN; encoded by the coding sequence TTGCAGCCTGATGAACAGAAATGGCTGCGCCTGGCCCAGCAGGGCAATGCGCAGGCTTTTTCACAACTGGTGGAGCTGTATGCAACACCAGTACATAACTTGTGCTATCGGATGCTGGGCAACACGCAGGATGCGGAGGACGCCGCGCAGGAAGCTTTCCTGCGCGCCTTCAGGGCCATCGGCCGCTATGACCCCAAGCGCAAGTTTGCCAGCTGGCTGCTGAGCATCGCCGCCAACTACTGCATCGACCAGTACCGGCGGGCGCGGTTGAACACCATCTCACTGGACGAGTCGCCTGAGGCCAGCCTGGGCGACAAGAGCGCAGGCCCGGCGGCACGGCTGGTGCAGCGTGAAACGCACGACGAGCTGCAAGCCTTGCTGGCCCGCCTGGACCCACGTGACCGGGCGGCCATCATTCTGTATTACTGGAATGACCTTTCGTACGAGGAGATCGCTGCGCAGCTTTCCCTCAGCGAGAGTGCGCTCAAGAGCCGCTTGCACCGCGCCCGCCGCAGCCTGGCCGACGCGTGGGAACGTAGCCAGCAGCACCCTGCAACAAGGAGCAAGAAACATGAACAAGCCACTGCACAAAACTGA
- a CDS encoding UbiA family prenyltransferase — protein MAKTLAKSVITCDMEGRIETFGDGSEKMFGYTKEEIIGKKRVSLFSPGQVVLEHVPTWLGTASKEGEYVGRTVFVRKNGELFAADIRITPTFKDGVQNGFCGVTEEIDMPVKEAMPKISLMTKIFTWLVITRAPFLTAVIVPILIGAAWVAANNIVTPFPTGKFFLALFAGILLHVAANTFNDYFDWTSGTDPANNDYFLPYSGGSRSIELGLVNEKTLLAVGSIALLLSSAMGLVLALQSGWGLLAFGLVGAFFAYFYTAPPLRLAARKGLGELAVGLSFGPLAVAGTVYALTGRVTLADFLVGVPIGLLTIAILWINQFPDEAADKATGKENLVVVLGKDRARYGYILLLAAAFGLALYWTLVSGLFPIGALLILIAAPLAIQTSRIILREYRERSLVRANATTIQLHAIAGLLMAAGIFWSDSLARLLGL, from the coding sequence ATGGCAAAGACCCTTGCAAAATCCGTTATCACCTGTGACATGGAAGGCCGCATCGAAACCTTCGGCGACGGCTCGGAGAAGATGTTCGGATACACCAAAGAAGAGATCATCGGCAAGAAGCGCGTGTCGCTGTTCTCCCCTGGCCAGGTCGTGCTGGAGCACGTGCCCACCTGGCTGGGCACAGCTTCCAAAGAAGGCGAGTACGTGGGCCGCACGGTCTTCGTGCGCAAGAACGGTGAGCTGTTCGCCGCCGACATTCGCATCACCCCCACCTTCAAAGATGGCGTGCAGAACGGCTTTTGCGGCGTGACCGAAGAGATCGACATGCCGGTCAAAGAGGCCATGCCCAAGATCAGCCTGATGACCAAGATCTTCACTTGGCTGGTCATCACCCGCGCTCCGTTCCTCACCGCCGTCATCGTGCCGATCCTCATCGGCGCGGCCTGGGTGGCGGCCAACAACATCGTCACACCCTTCCCCACCGGCAAGTTCTTCCTGGCGCTGTTTGCGGGCATTCTGCTGCATGTGGCCGCCAATACCTTCAACGATTACTTTGACTGGACCAGCGGCACCGACCCCGCCAACAATGATTACTTCCTGCCCTACTCCGGCGGCAGCCGCTCGATCGAGCTTGGCCTGGTGAACGAGAAGACCCTGCTGGCGGTCGGCAGCATCGCTCTGCTACTGTCCTCGGCGATGGGCTTGGTGCTAGCGCTGCAGAGCGGCTGGGGCCTGCTGGCCTTCGGCTTGGTTGGCGCGTTCTTCGCCTACTTCTACACCGCGCCCCCGCTGCGCCTGGCCGCCCGCAAGGGCCTCGGCGAGTTGGCCGTGGGCCTGAGCTTCGGCCCGCTGGCCGTGGCCGGCACGGTGTACGCACTCACCGGCCGCGTGACCCTGGCGGACTTCCTGGTGGGCGTGCCCATTGGCTTGCTCACCATCGCCATCCTGTGGATCAACCAGTTCCCCGACGAAGCCGCCGACAAGGCCACCGGCAAAGAGAACCTCGTGGTGGTGCTGGGCAAGGACCGCGCTCGCTATGGCTATATTCTGCTGCTGGCAGCCGCCTTTGGCCTGGCGCTGTACTGGACCCTGGTCAGCGGCTTGTTCCCCATCGGTGCCTTGCTGATCCTCATCGCCGCTCCGCTGGCCATCCAAACCAGCCGCATCATCCTGCGTGAGTACCGCGAGCGCAGCCTGGTGCGCGCCAACGCCACCACCATCCAGCTGCATGCCATCGCTGGCCTTCTAATGGCGGCTGGCATCTTCTGGAGCGACTCGCTGGCCCGCCTGTTGGGGCTGTAA
- a CDS encoding winged helix-turn-helix transcriptional regulator has protein sequence MSSPQNPEHDLPLVLAALDNPHRLRIIAALRDKNNYVSQLARDLNISRPLLIMHLKKLEDAGLVSSGLEVSQDGKAMRVYQLENFDIRLTPNEIAKAAANLPPG, from the coding sequence ATGAGCAGCCCCCAGAACCCCGAGCATGATCTCCCCCTCGTTCTGGCTGCGCTGGACAACCCGCACCGCCTGCGCATCATCGCAGCCCTGCGCGACAAGAACAACTATGTCAGCCAGCTGGCGCGCGACCTCAACATCAGCCGCCCTCTGCTGATCATGCACCTCAAAAAGCTGGAAGACGCCGGGTTGGTCAGCAGCGGCTTAGAGGTCTCACAAGACGGTAAGGCCATGCGCGTATACCAACTGGAGAATTTTGATATCCGCCTAACGCCAAACGAGATCGCTAAAGCAGCGGCTAATCTGCCGCCAGGCTAG
- a CDS encoding GtrA family protein — protein sequence MTVRSKRREIKRFARFSTVGAFGAVVDFAVFNVLLNVLHVLPMVSQAGSFLAAVTSNFILNRKWTYKDSRSKPWTQQLAQYGLVNLVGLLIRTPIFNGLAAWFDRLAGTRPMPFGLSTYSVTHNLALAGAIGIVLFWNFFVNRFWTYGDVELGK from the coding sequence ATGACCGTGCGCAGCAAGCGGCGTGAGATCAAACGCTTTGCGCGCTTTTCCACCGTGGGCGCTTTTGGCGCCGTGGTGGACTTTGCTGTATTCAACGTTCTGCTGAACGTGCTGCATGTGCTGCCGATGGTTAGCCAGGCTGGCTCATTCCTGGCGGCGGTCACCAGCAACTTCATTCTGAACCGCAAGTGGACCTATAAGGATTCGCGCTCCAAGCCGTGGACCCAGCAGCTGGCCCAATACGGCCTGGTGAACCTGGTCGGGCTGCTGATCCGCACACCGATCTTCAACGGCCTGGCGGCCTGGTTCGACCGGTTGGCGGGCACGCGCCCGATGCCCTTTGGCCTGAGCACCTATTCGGTTACACACAACCTGGCCCTGGCCGGCGCCATCGGCATCGTGCTCTTCTGGAACTTCTTCGTTAACCGCTTCTGGACCTATGGGGATGTGGAGTTAGGCAAGTAG
- a CDS encoding SDR family oxidoreductase yields the protein MRILVTGAAGFLGSHLCDRLLAEGHEVVGMDNFVTGKPENLAHLSTNERFLFIRHDVSNYISVPGKLDAVMHFASPASPNPNSPIGYPNLPIQTMKAGALGTHNTLGVALANNARFMLASTSEIYGDPLEHPQKESYWGHVDPIGERSVYDEAKRFAEALTMAYHRFHKVNTCIVRIFNTYGPRMHVDDGRAVANFIQQALRGEQLTIYGDGQQTRSFCYVDDLIEGIYRLLTSDIHEPVNIGNPDEITIEQFAKEIDGLVGKNAGLVYQKKQFLPGDPLRRQPDIARAREWLEWGPTISLRDGLSKTIPYFREQLGLE from the coding sequence ATGCGAATACTGGTAACTGGCGCGGCGGGCTTCTTAGGCTCGCATTTGTGTGACCGCCTGCTGGCTGAGGGGCACGAAGTGGTGGGCATGGACAATTTTGTCACCGGTAAGCCGGAGAATTTGGCCCACCTCAGCACCAATGAGCGCTTTTTGTTCATCCGCCACGATGTCTCCAACTACATCTCCGTACCAGGCAAGCTCGACGCGGTCATGCACTTCGCTTCGCCGGCCAGCCCCAATCCCAATTCGCCCATCGGATATCCCAATCTGCCCATCCAGACCATGAAGGCCGGCGCGCTGGGGACCCACAATACCCTGGGTGTGGCCCTGGCCAACAATGCCCGTTTCATGCTGGCTTCGACCAGCGAGATCTACGGCGACCCGCTGGAACACCCCCAGAAAGAGAGTTACTGGGGCCATGTGGACCCGATCGGTGAGCGCTCGGTGTATGACGAGGCCAAGCGTTTTGCTGAGGCGCTGACGATGGCGTATCACCGCTTCCACAAGGTGAACACATGCATCGTGCGCATCTTCAACACTTATGGCCCGCGCATGCATGTGGATGACGGCCGGGCGGTGGCCAACTTCATCCAGCAGGCGTTGCGCGGGGAGCAGCTGACCATTTACGGCGATGGCCAGCAAACGCGCAGCTTCTGCTATGTGGATGACCTGATCGAGGGCATCTACCGTTTGCTGACCTCGGATATTCACGAGCCGGTGAACATTGGCAACCCGGATGAGATCACTATTGAGCAGTTTGCCAAAGAGATCGATGGGCTGGTGGGCAAGAACGCCGGGTTGGTCTATCAAAAGAAGCAGTTCCTGCCGGGTGATCCCTTGCGCCGCCAGCCTGACATTGCGCGGGCGCGCGAATGGCTGGAGTGGGGGCCGACCATCTCGCTTCGAGACGGGTTGAGCAAGACCATCCCATACTTCCGTGAGCAGCTGGGGTTGGAATGA